Proteins from one Gossypium raimondii isolate GPD5lz chromosome 8, ASM2569854v1, whole genome shotgun sequence genomic window:
- the LOC105790247 gene encoding 40S ribosomal protein S8, giving the protein MGISRDSMHKRRATGGKKKAWRKKRKYELGRQPANTKLSSNKTVRRIRVRGGNVKWRALRLDTGNYSWGSEAVTRKTRILDVVYNASNNELVRTQTLVKSAIVQVDAAPFKQWYLQHYGVDIGRKKKTAAKKEGEEGETGTEEVKKSNHVLRKMEKRQQNRKLDPHIEDQFASGRLLACISSRPGQCGRADGYILEGKELEFYMKKIQRKKGKGAA; this is encoded by the exons ATGG GTATCTCTCGTGATTCGATGCACAAGAGGCGTGCCACTGGAGGTAAAAAGAAGGCTTGGAGGAAGAAGAGAAA gtaTGAGCTTGGAAGGCAACCAGCAAACACAAAGCTTTCAAGCAACAAGACAGTTAGGAGGATTAGGGTTCGTGGTGGAAATGTCAAGTGGCGTGCTCTGAGGCTCGACACTGGAAACTACTCGTGGGGAAGTGAGGCCGTGACTCGTAAGACCAGAATTTTGGATGTGGTGTACAATGCATCCAACAATGAGTTGGTTCGTACTCAAACTCTGGTTAAGAGTGCTATTGTTCAAGTTGATGCTGCACCATTCAAGCAGTGGTATCTCCAGCACTATGGTGTCGACATTGGTCGCAAGAAAAAAACAGCAGCCAAGAAAGAAGGAGAG GAAGGTGAAACTGGCACTGAGGAGGTGAAGAAGAGCAACCATGTCTTGAGGAAGATGGAGAAACGTCAACAGAATCGCAAGCTAGATCCACATATCGAGGATCAATTCGCAAGTGGTCGTTTGTTGGCTTGTATCTCTTCAAGGCCTGGTCAGTGTGGCCGTGCTGATGG GTATATCTTGGAAGGCAAAGAGCTGGAATTCTACATGAAGAAGATCCAGAGAAAGAAGGGGAAGGGAGCtgcctaa
- the LOC105790245 gene encoding probable WRKY transcription factor 20 isoform X1, giving the protein MVMEEQILAPSSSLPTQHVLSGSAGSGGARYKLVAPSKLPISRSACLTTPPGLSPSSFLESPVLLSDVKVEPSPTTGSLFKPQPVHAWVASSTYPESVACSNAFDERNTSCFEFKTHPISNMASADLNHQRSEQSLHIQGQNGTVLFDSSASVKSEMAGLSNELSLSVPVHTATSMVSVPPEVDVEELSQMGNPNIGIQSGQSDHRVGGQSVSFDDGYNWRKYGQKHVKGSEFPRSYYKCTHPNCEVKKLFERAHDGQIMEIIYKGTHDHPKPQPSCRYSSSNIVSGQKERSDKLSSLNGRDSIYGQTVHSVEPNSTADLLPVTANDDNVDDVDDDDPLSKRRKMDGAIDIIPVVRPIREPRVVVQTLSEVDILDDGYRWRKYGQKVVRGNPNPRSYYKCTNAGCPVRKHVERASHDPKAVITTYEGKHNHNVPTARTNSHDTTGPIPVNGPSRIRSEDNGAISLDLGVGISSISENSSNEHQQLHSELVQCHPQTGGSSFKFVQPHPMAAYYSVLNSSDMNQYGSRENPNQGPGVEITPLNHSYAFPQSIGRILMGP; this is encoded by the exons ATGGTAATGGAGGAACAAATATTggctccttcttcttctttaccTACTCAGCACGTTCTATCGGGTTCGGCTGGTTCTGGTGGAGCTCGTTACAAGCTGGTGGCTCCGTCTAAGCTACCAATCTCAAGGTCGGCTTGTCTTACGACCCCACCTGGGCTTAGTCCTTCGTCTTTCTTGGAATCTCCTGTTCTTTTATCAGATGTTAAG GTGGAGCCTTCACCGACTACCGGTTCGCTGTTTAAGCCTCAACCAGTGCATGCCTGGGTTGCTTCTTCTACATATCCAGAATCTGTTGCGTGTTCTAATGCTTTTGATGAAAGAAATACCAGCTGCTTTGAGTTTAAAACCCATCCTATATCAAACATG GCATCTGCAGATTTAAACCATCAAAGAAGTGAACAGTCTCTGCACATTCAAGGTCAAAACGGGACTGTATTGTTCGATTCATCAGCTTCAGTTAAGAGTGAGATGGCTGGCCTCTCGAATGAGTTGAGTCTCTCGGTGCCTGTTCATACAGCTACTTCTATGGTTAGTGTTCCTCCTGAAGTTGATGTTGAAGAGTTAAGTCAGATGGGAAACCCAAATATCGGGATTCAGTCGGGGCAGTCTGATCATAGAGTAGGTGGTCAATCCGTGTCATTTGATGATGGATACAACTGGAGGAAGTACGGACAGAAACATGTTAAAGGAAGTGAATTTCCACGCAGTTATTACAAATGTACGCATCCTAATTGTGAAGTGAAAAAGCTATTTGAGCGAGCTCATGATGGTCAGATTATGGAGATAATATACAAAGGTACACATGATCATCCTAAGCCTCAACCTAGCTGTCGATATTCTTCGAGTAATATCGTCTCTGGCCAAAAAGAAAGATCTGACAAGCTCTCATCTTTGAATGGTAGAGATAGCATATATGGCCAGACAGTTCATAGCGTTGAGCCAAATAGTACTGCAGATCTATTGCCTGTCACAGCTAATGATGATAACGTAGATGATGTTGACGATGATGATCCATTATCAAAGCGAAG GAAGATGGATGGTGCAATCGATATCATTCCTGTGGTGAGACCAATACGGGAGCCCCGTGTTGTTGTTCAGACTCTGAGTGAAGTTGATATACTGGATGACGGGTATCGATGGCGCAAATATGGCCAAAAAGTAGTGAGAGGAAATCCTAATCCTAG GAGTTACTATAAGTGCACAAATGCCGGTTGCCCTGTTAGAAAACACGTCGAGAGGGCATCTCATGATCCAAAAGCTGTTATAACCACATACGAGGGAAAGCACAATCACAATGTACCTACTGCAAGGACCAATAGTCATGATACAACCGGACCAATACCCGTGAATGGACCTTCAAGGATTAGATCAGAAGATAATGGTGCCATAAGCCTTGATCTTGGTGTTGGGATTAGTTCTATTTCGGAAAATAGTTCAAACGAGCATCAGCAACTGCATTCTGAACTGGTCCAATGCCATCCGCAGACCGGTGGCTCTAGTTTCAAATTTGTTCAACCTCATCCAATGGCAGCATATTACAGTGTCCTAAACAGTAGCGACATGAATCAGTATGGATCTAGAGAAAATCCAAACCAAGGTCCCGGCGTCGAAATTACACCCTTAAATCATTCTTATGCATTTCCACAGAGCATCGGAAGAATACTAATGGGACCATAA
- the LOC105790245 gene encoding probable WRKY transcription factor 20 isoform X2 produces MVMEEQILAPSSSLPTQHVLSGSAGSGGARYKLVAPSKLPISRSACLTTPPGLSPSSFLESPVLLSDVKVEPSPTTGSLFKPQPVHAWVASSTYPESVACSNAFDERNTSCFEFKTHPISNMASADLNHQRSEQSLHIQGQNGTVLFDSSASVKSEMAGLSNELSLSVPVHTATSMVSVPPEVDVEELSQMGNPNIGIQSGQSDHRVGGQSVSFDDGYNWRKYGQKHVKGSEFPRSYYKCTHPNCEVKKLFERAHDGQIMEIIYKDSIYGQTVHSVEPNSTADLLPVTANDDNVDDVDDDDPLSKRRKMDGAIDIIPVVRPIREPRVVVQTLSEVDILDDGYRWRKYGQKVVRGNPNPRSYYKCTNAGCPVRKHVERASHDPKAVITTYEGKHNHNVPTARTNSHDTTGPIPVNGPSRIRSEDNGAISLDLGVGISSISENSSNEHQQLHSELVQCHPQTGGSSFKFVQPHPMAAYYSVLNSSDMNQYGSRENPNQGPGVEITPLNHSYAFPQSIGRILMGP; encoded by the exons ATGGTAATGGAGGAACAAATATTggctccttcttcttctttaccTACTCAGCACGTTCTATCGGGTTCGGCTGGTTCTGGTGGAGCTCGTTACAAGCTGGTGGCTCCGTCTAAGCTACCAATCTCAAGGTCGGCTTGTCTTACGACCCCACCTGGGCTTAGTCCTTCGTCTTTCTTGGAATCTCCTGTTCTTTTATCAGATGTTAAG GTGGAGCCTTCACCGACTACCGGTTCGCTGTTTAAGCCTCAACCAGTGCATGCCTGGGTTGCTTCTTCTACATATCCAGAATCTGTTGCGTGTTCTAATGCTTTTGATGAAAGAAATACCAGCTGCTTTGAGTTTAAAACCCATCCTATATCAAACATG GCATCTGCAGATTTAAACCATCAAAGAAGTGAACAGTCTCTGCACATTCAAGGTCAAAACGGGACTGTATTGTTCGATTCATCAGCTTCAGTTAAGAGTGAGATGGCTGGCCTCTCGAATGAGTTGAGTCTCTCGGTGCCTGTTCATACAGCTACTTCTATGGTTAGTGTTCCTCCTGAAGTTGATGTTGAAGAGTTAAGTCAGATGGGAAACCCAAATATCGGGATTCAGTCGGGGCAGTCTGATCATAGAGTAGGTGGTCAATCCGTGTCATTTGATGATGGATACAACTGGAGGAAGTACGGACAGAAACATGTTAAAGGAAGTGAATTTCCACGCAGTTATTACAAATGTACGCATCCTAATTGTGAAGTGAAAAAGCTATTTGAGCGAGCTCATGATGGTCAGATTATGGAGATAATATACAAAG ATAGCATATATGGCCAGACAGTTCATAGCGTTGAGCCAAATAGTACTGCAGATCTATTGCCTGTCACAGCTAATGATGATAACGTAGATGATGTTGACGATGATGATCCATTATCAAAGCGAAG GAAGATGGATGGTGCAATCGATATCATTCCTGTGGTGAGACCAATACGGGAGCCCCGTGTTGTTGTTCAGACTCTGAGTGAAGTTGATATACTGGATGACGGGTATCGATGGCGCAAATATGGCCAAAAAGTAGTGAGAGGAAATCCTAATCCTAG GAGTTACTATAAGTGCACAAATGCCGGTTGCCCTGTTAGAAAACACGTCGAGAGGGCATCTCATGATCCAAAAGCTGTTATAACCACATACGAGGGAAAGCACAATCACAATGTACCTACTGCAAGGACCAATAGTCATGATACAACCGGACCAATACCCGTGAATGGACCTTCAAGGATTAGATCAGAAGATAATGGTGCCATAAGCCTTGATCTTGGTGTTGGGATTAGTTCTATTTCGGAAAATAGTTCAAACGAGCATCAGCAACTGCATTCTGAACTGGTCCAATGCCATCCGCAGACCGGTGGCTCTAGTTTCAAATTTGTTCAACCTCATCCAATGGCAGCATATTACAGTGTCCTAAACAGTAGCGACATGAATCAGTATGGATCTAGAGAAAATCCAAACCAAGGTCCCGGCGTCGAAATTACACCCTTAAATCATTCTTATGCATTTCCACAGAGCATCGGAAGAATACTAATGGGACCATAA